One Streptomyces dangxiongensis genomic window, GCCGAAGAAGCCGAAGGCCCGGCCGCGTTCGGCGCCGCGGAACATCTGCTGGATGAGCGCGGAGTTCTGGGGAGCCATGAAGCCGGCTGCCAGGCCCTGGGCGAGGCGGGCGACCACGAGGAGCGTGATGTCGGGGGCGGCTCCGCAGGCCGCGCTGAAGAGGACGAAGCCGCCGAGGGCCAGCAGGAAGATGCGGCGCCGGTCCAGCGCGTCGCCGAGGCGGCCGGCGGTGACGAGGGCGAGGGCGAAGGTCAGGGCGTACCCGGACACCACCCACTGCACCTGCGCGGGGGAGGCGTGCAGGTCCCGCTGGACGGTGGGCAGGGCGACCGCCACGATCGTCACGTCGAGCAGGCTCATGAATCCGGCCACCAGAGTGACCCACAGGGCACGCCACCGCCGCGGATCCGGCTCGTACCCGCTCTCCTGAGCGCCCGGGCCGCGACCGCCTGCCGCTGACGTCGACGCTGTCACCGGACTCCTCCCACCAGCTCGGCACCCCGGCGAACCAGGTTCCCGTCCACCGCGCGGCCTAACCGGCGGCACCCGCCGCCGACCGAGCGGCGGTCCCGGAGGCGGTCGAGCGGCGGTCCCGAGGCGGTCGGGGCGCGCTGCGGTGCGCCACGTCCCGGCCGCTGTCCGCGTGGCACGGCGCCGACGGCGGCGGACGGGCGTCGGCCGCGACGACCCACCGGCCGGCCGGGGCCGGTGTTCACCGGGCCGGCGACGGGGGTCCCTGGGGCGGCTCGCCGTCGGGGATGCGGACCGCCAGTGCCGCGATGTCGTCCTGGAGACGGTTGCCGCTGTGGAGAAGCAGGTCGTGGTGGAGCCGTTCCAGCAGTTCCCGTGGCGGGAGGGCGGCCCAGCGACGCAGCCGCGGCAGCAGGGGATAGAACGCGCCGTCCGCGTCCCGCGTCTCCGTGATGCCGTCCGTGTACAGCAGTAGCTGGTCGCCGGGCCGCAGGGAGTAGGCGTCGACGTGGTACGGCTCCCCGACCAGCACGCCGAGGTTCAGCGGCGGCGCCGACCGTCCCCGGTCCAGTTCCCGCACCTCACCGGACCGGATGAGAACCGGCGGCGGATGGCCGCAGTTGACGACGCGGACCACGGGCGCGTCGGCGGGGATCTCGGCGAAGACGGCGGTGACGAACCGTTCGCCCAGCTCGCCGCCGCCCAGTTGCACCGCCCTGCGGTTCATGCTCGTCTCCACCCGGTCGGCCAGCGCGGGAAGGGCGGGTTCGTCGTGCGCCGCCTCGCGGAACGCGCTCAGCAGGGCCGCGGCGGTCTCCACCGCGAGCAGCCCCTTGCCGCGCACGTCACCGATGACCACCCGGACCCCGTACCGGGTGGGGACCGCCTCGTACAGGTCACCGCCGATGCGGGCCTCCGCGGCGGCGGACAGGTAGAGGCTCTCCAGCACGAGACCGTCGATCCGCTGCGCAACCGGTCGGAGCAGGACCCGCTGGGCGATCTCGGCCACGGACCGCACGTCGGCCAGCGTGCGTTCACGGCGGATGCGGTGCGCGGCCAGGATCGTGGCGAGGACGCCCACCAGGGCGGTGCAGACGTAGTCGGCCACGTAGTGCCGGTCCCAGAGGTAGCCGACCGGCCGGCCGGCGCAGCACGGGGTACCGGCCAGGACGCCTTCCAGGACGATGGCGAGCACCGTGACGACGCCGACGACGACGGGACCGTGGGCGAAGGCGGTCACCAGGGAAACGCCGACCAGCAGGAAACTGACCGGCCAGTCCACCGGGGTGACGGGCTCCAGCAGCAGGACAACCGCGACGTACAGGGCCGGGAGCCACCGCATCCACGCCGGCGGCGCCGGCAGCTCCGTCCGTGTACCCGTGCCGCCCTCCGGCTCCCGACCGGTATGTCCGGGCCTCGGCATACGTGGTCCTCGCACACGGACTCCTGTCACAGGAACTCGACAAGATCCCCAGCCTGGTGTGCCGGGCCACGGCACACCGGTGATTGCTCCACCTCACGGCATGTTCGGGTGACCCCGCATCCGCGCCGGCAGGCGGCCCGCGACCGCCCCGCGCGCCGGCATCCCCGCCCCCCTCGGCCGGCGCACCGGTCGCCGATCACGGAGAGGGGGTGTTAGAACAGGGAGATGAGCGGACGTTCCCGCTGGCCATGGGCGAGGGCGGCGCCGCCGTCCGGCACCCGGTGGTCATCCGATCCGTCCCGCAGGAGAAGGCAGTCCTGGCCGCCGCGCGGACGCCGCCTGTCCTCCTCCCTGAGCGTCCGCACGCTCGCCGCGCAGGTCTTCCTGCTCCAGGCGCTGATCATGCTGGTCCTGGTGGCGGTGGCCGCCTCCGCCCTCGTCGTGCAGGGCCGGTACGACGCCGAACGCAGCGCCAGGGATCGTTCCCTGGCCGCCGCGGAGTCGTTCGCGCACGCGCCCGGCACGGCACTCGCGCTCCGGTCACCGGACCCCACGGCCCGGTTG contains:
- a CDS encoding PP2C family protein-serine/threonine phosphatase; this translates as MRWLPALYVAVVLLLEPVTPVDWPVSFLLVGVSLVTAFAHGPVVVGVVTVLAIVLEGVLAGTPCCAGRPVGYLWDRHYVADYVCTALVGVLATILAAHRIRRERTLADVRSVAEIAQRVLLRPVAQRIDGLVLESLYLSAAAEARIGGDLYEAVPTRYGVRVVIGDVRGKGLLAVETAAALLSAFREAAHDEPALPALADRVETSMNRRAVQLGGGELGERFVTAVFAEIPADAPVVRVVNCGHPPPVLIRSGEVRELDRGRSAPPLNLGVLVGEPYHVDAYSLRPGDQLLLYTDGITETRDADGAFYPLLPRLRRWAALPPRELLERLHHDLLLHSGNRLQDDIAALAVRIPDGEPPQGPPSPAR